From one Acipenser ruthenus chromosome 21, fAciRut3.2 maternal haplotype, whole genome shotgun sequence genomic stretch:
- the LOC117426194 gene encoding uncharacterized protein LOC117426194 encodes MIQALCYCLVLLSLRFAGGLPFHADRGRQISALSHTREKAALDGARRFLDRGGIGAGHGGRGRLMDRPGKGGIFRVPTDDSIKRHQQPPCVQMTEPWTVGRPSAASLPGDRLVYRLKVHASSAAGQRQPIFPQHHLFQYLGKVYQCCKTGFVCRKIKGIQGRLTRDAARREVEFLVNPDVGALEIQRAELHVQISNPDRVRVEPVLTLQHAENQDAVSSRYVGVMREGVSDFTLDLAFLFQTLKDLLGRGSGPQTPEPHRVGVPAGAAQPGRAGVLSVMQLWGEGVSLEGAQAYPLRRSGSPGVSLRKMRGRGPFPAQGSVPEDPTPAQDSAPEDPTPAQPLTELNLTLNCVLEEALVSCAEHGVTILPAPFITIAY; translated from the exons ATGATTCAAGCGTTGTGCTACTGCCTGGTTCTGCTCTCTCTCCGGTTCGCCGGGGGTCTTCCCTTTCATGCGGACAGAGGCCGCCAGATTAGCGCACTTTCTCACACGAGGGAGAAAGCGGCACTGGACGGGGCACGGAGATTTTTGGATCGAGGAGGGATTGGGGCAGGACACGGAGGTAGAGGAAGGCTTATGGACCGGCCGGGGAAAGGCGGAATATTCCGGGTGCCAACTGACGACAGCATCAAGAGGCACCAGCAGCCCCCGTGTGTCCAAATGACCGAGCCCTGGACTGTGGGGCGACCCAGCGCCGCCTCTCTCCCGGGAGACAGGCTCGTTTACCGTCTCAAAGTCCACGCCTCGTCAGCTGCGGGTCAACGCCAGCCCATCTTTCCACAGCATCACCTGTTCCAGTACCTGGGCAAGGTTTATCAATGCTGCAAGACCGGCTTCGTCTGCAGGAAGATTAAAGGGATTCAAGGGAGGCTAACCAGAG ATGCGGCTCGTAGAGAGGTGGAGTTCCTCGTGAACCCAGACGTGGGCGCTCTCGAGATCCAGAGAGCCGAGCTCCACGTGCAGATCTCGAACCCGGACCGGGTGCGAGTGGAACCCGTGCTGACTCTCCAACACGCGGAGAACCAGGATGCGGTGAGCTCGAG GTACGTGGGTGTGATGAGAGAGGGGGTGTCGGACTTCACCCTGGACCTCGCCTTCCTGTTTCAGACCCTGAAAGATCTGCTGGGGCGAGGGAGCGGCCCCCAAACCCCAGAGCCGCACAGAGTGGGGGTCCCAGCAGGAGCAGCCCAGCCGGGGAGAGCAGGGGTGCTGTCGGTGATGCAGCTCTGGGGAGAGGGGGTCTCTCTGGAGGGAGCGCAGGCTTATCCACTGCGGCGGTCCGGCAGCCCTGGAGTGAGTCTGCGCAAAATGAGGGGCAGGGGCCCCTTCCCAGCACAGGGCAGCGTGCCAGAGGACCCCACCCCAGCACAGGACAGCGCGCCAGAGGACCCCACCCCAGCACAGCCATTGACTGAACTCAACCTGACCCTCAACTGCGTCCTGGAGGAGGCGCTTGTGTCCTGCGCTGAGCATGGAGTCACCATCCTCCCAGCGCCCTTCATCACCATCGCCTACTGA
- the LOC117427865 gene encoding BLOC-3 complex member HPS4-like: MARLSGVQPPWCSFFFLYDGSKVKGEGDLTRAGICYFYPSQTVLDQQEVLCGQIAGVVRCISELSRSPPCLIRLRKTKFAIRLDGDFLWALGCVMEVPDVSCSRFLDQLIGLFRFYQGSVRQTYQIGSREEVSRDWELYLEHLQKGSTELHQVFRSLHTIDRTKVDPLLLLKAALILQACQRCPLVLAGCILYEGCVVSTQLPPELTARVLVRKTDASSEDAAAVRNEDPGTADPRLPPNVETVPAFLTPGEVAELRQHPVDWMSRLPRSPQRGSRERKSRLSRTLSDSPDPENWSSSAAPSEGARSSTPLSSSPHTPLVQTQDSREGVPNTSNRLLPQADRERERDPTNWDLNTGAGNSSVPEERESAPHSGPSIENCTVRSESPLQSNGHAEFTPGANQGTPPPSQDAPAPGQHDASAPTEEGESSASWDWVTALEEGSPPGDPLVEVKLYLHRVKGLVLSLLVERSFPGDREAVEDVYHSSLASLNGLEVHLREMLSEEPPASRGAYNFTHYDCIQNTLTTNVSSSSGGPQERSFVRAASLLHSDFTRCPSLHEGIVRNASTAVYGTRNTSQETFFQQLASPSMNSGVPNPQDSAFALPGKAKQKMLKHGVNLL; the protein is encoded by the exons ATGGCCAGGCTGAGCGGCGTGCAGCCTCCATG GTGCAGCTTCTTCTTCCTGTATGATGGCTCAAAGGTGAAGGGTGAGGGGGATCTGACCAGAGCAGGAATCTGTTACTTCTACCCATCTCAG ACGGTTCTCGACCAGCAGGAGGTGCTGTGTGGTCAGATCGCTGGGGTGGTGCGCTGCATCTCTGAGCTCTCTCGCTCCCCGCCCTGCCTCATCCGACTCCGCAAGACCAAATTCGCTATCCGGCTCGACGGGGACTTCCTCTGG GCGCTGGGCTGTGTGATGGAAGTCCCTGACGTCAGCTGCTCTCGATTCCTGGATCAGCTCATCGGGCTCTTCAGGTTCTATCAGGGCTCGGTGCGACAGACATACCAG ATTGGATCCCGGGAGGAGGTGTCCAGAGATTGGGAGCTGTATCTGGAGCATCTCCAGAAGGGCAGCACAGAGCTCCACCAGGTCTTCAGATCCCTGCACACCATTGACCGCACCAAG GTCGACCCTCTGCTGCTCCTCAAGGCTGCCCTCATCCTGCAGGCCTGCCAGCGCTGCCCCCTAGTGTTGGCCGGGTGTATCCTGTACGAGGGCTG TGTGGTCAGCACACAACTCCCCCCTGAGCTCACAGCCAGAGTGCTGGTCCGGAAGACTGATGCCAGCAGTGAG GACGCGGCGGCTGTGCGGAATGAAGACCCGGGCACAGCGGACCCCCGCCTCCCCCCCAACGTGGAGACTGTCCCAGCGTTCCTGACCCCAGGAGAGGTGGCTGAGCTGAGGCAGCATCCCGTCGACTGGATGAGCAG GCTCCCTCGTTCGCCCCAGCGTGGCTCCCGGGAGAGGAAGTCCCGCCTGTCCCGAACGCTCTCCGACAGTCCGGATCCAGAGAACTGGAGTTCCAGCGCAGCCCCCTCCGAGGGGGCACGGAGCTCCACTCCCCTCTCCAGCTCTCCCCACACCCCCCTAGTGCAGACACAAGACTCTAGGGAGGGGGTCCCTAACACTTCCAACAGGCTGCTCCCCCAGGctgacagggagagggagagagacccAACAAACTGGGACCTGAATACAGGCGCGGGTAACAGCTCTGTCCCAGAGGAGAGGGAGTCTGCGCCCCACTCAGGACCCAGCATTGAGAACTGCACCGTCCGGTCTGAATCCCCACTGCAGAGTAACGGGCACGCTGAGTTCACACCAGGAGCCAACCAGGGCACTCCTCCACCTTCCCAGGATGCACCAGCACCAGGGCAGCATGACGCAAGTGCCCCAACAGAGGAGGGGGAGAGCAGTGCGAGCTGGGACTGGGTCACGGCTCTGGAGGAGGGCAGCCCCCCTGGGGACCCCCTGGTGGAGGTGAAGCTGTACCTGCACAGGGTGAAGGGGCTGGTCCTCTCCCTACTGGTGGAGCGCTCCTTCCCGGGAGACCGGGAGGCAGTGGAGGACGTG TATCACAGCAGCCTGGCCTCTCTGAACGGTCTGGAGGTGCACCTGAGGGAGATGCTGTCTGAAGAGCCTCCTGCCTCAAGGGGAGCCTACAACTTCACACACTACGACTGCATCCAGAACACCCTCACCA CCAACGTGTCCTCGAGCAGCGGGGGTCCTCAGGAACGCAGCTTCGTCCGCGCCGCCTCCCTCCTGCACTCGGACTTCACACGCTGCCCGTCCCTGCACGAGGGCATCGTCCG GAATGCCTCCACGGCGGTGTACGGGACCCGCAACACGTCCCAGGAGACCTTCTTCCAGCAGCTGGCGTCTCCATCGATGAACTCGGGCGTCCCCAACCCCCAGGACAGCGCCTTCGCTCTGCCGGGGAAAGCCAAGCAGAAGATGCTCAAGCACGGGGTCAACCTGCTGTGA